The Chryseobacterium oranimense genome contains the following window.
GGAGTGGAAGAATGCTTTGCCGAATGATTTTGAGTTTAATGAGATCAGGATTTTGATTAATCATTATAATTTTAAAAAAGAGAAGAATAATACAATGTAATATAAAAACGGTCTCAGAAGTGAGACCGTTTTTTATTTATTAAGCATATCTTGATTGACTCTGTATCCAACAATTTTTATATCTCCGTTTTTATCTTTCATCATAGAAAAAGTCTCTTCTGTTTTGGCTGAACCTCTTTTAACATCGTATATCAATAAATATTCACTTTTGGGATTTGATCCTTTTACAATAAGAGTTTCCCACTTTACCAAATCATATTCTTCAACTCTGCCTATATCGTTTTGAGTAGTATTGATGATTTGAAGTAATTTTTCTTTGCTTGTCACTTCAAAAAATTTATCACCAAACAGATTGTAAATTGTATCCAGATTACCTCCGTATTTTAGCTCCCAAAAGAATTTTTGAGAGATTTTTTCTGCATCTTTTTTATCTTCCTCTCTGTTTGAAAAAACTTGATTATATGAGCAACCGATTAGCAGAAAAGAAATGAGAATTAAGTATAAATGTTTCATAATAATTTTTGTAAAATTTCTAAAAACCTAATTAATCTAAAACTAATTTTCTTCTGTTATTATCCCAATAGCTTGCACTACGGCTTTCATTTTTATATTGCACTTCAATATTTTCAATTTCATTGAATCTGTTTTTATCAGTTTTTGAAAATTCAATTATTGTGAATTTATTTTCATCCAGAATATTAAAATCGACAATTTTTAAATAATCTGCAATAGAATTTTTGTCAATCATAATTTTGCCACCTCCAAATTGATGTCTGTCCCATCCGTTTTTCTTAATACCTGAAACCCAATATTCTTCACCTGTTTCTATATCAAAATGATTTCCGCAAATTCCGGGAGTTTTAAGTTTTTTCAAAGCTTTATCATTAAAATAAATGGTTTGTCCTGACTTTGAAAATTCTACAAAGCCAATCCATGCCGAACCGTTATGACCGTACGATTTATTTTCAACGTACATTATTTTTGATTTCATAGTCTCAACGAATTCTTGTCGTTTTAGAAACAAACTCAAATATACAATTTTCTCATAAGTAAAAGATTTTTACGCAAATTTAAATTCCAATAGTTTTTGCCTGAACTCCTCAATCTAACCTATCAATTACAAAAAGTAACTAATACAATTTATAAGGTTTAAATTTGCTTGGTTTTAAACCTAAAATTTAAAATATGAAAAATTTTGAAATATCAGTGCTTGATCTTGCACCTGTAAAGCAGGGGAAAAGCATTCACGATACTTTTCAGGACAGTTTGTCTTTAGCCAACCATACTGAAAATTTAAATTATAAAAGATTCTGGCTCGCTGAGCATCACAATATGGAAAGTATTGCCAGCTCTGCCACTACAGTTCTGATCGGGTTTATTGCCAACGGAACCAAAACTATAAGAGTAGGTTCCGGCGGAATTATGCTTCCCAATCACAGCTCACTGATCATCGCTGAGCAGTTCGGAACACTGGAATCCCTTTTCCCCGGAAGAATAGACCTTGGTCTGGGAAGAGCTCCCGGAACCGATGGACTTACGGCTCAGGCTTTGGGAAGAAACCCTGCCATCATCAACCAGCAATTCCCGAGACAGATCCTTGAACTTCAGAAATATTTTTCGAAAGAAAACTCTGATGCGTTAGTTCGTGCCATTCCCGGTGAAGGACTGGATATCCCGCTTTATATTCTTGGATCCAGTACGGACAGTGCCTGGCTGGCTGCGGAACTTGGACTTCCTTATGCTTTTGCGGGACATTTTGCCCCGGAGCAGATGGAAATGGCATTTAATATCTACAGAGAGCACTTTGAGCCTTCTGAACAATTGGATAAGCCTTATATTATGGCCTGTATCAATGGTGTTGCGGCAGAAACTTCAGAAGAAGCGCATAAAATTTCAACCACCTTGTTCCAGGCGTTCATCAATATTATAAGAAACGACAGGAAGCCTTTCGCACCGCCCGTGGATGATATGGATGATATCTGGTCGCCAATGGAAAAATCGATGGTGCTTCAGAAACTGAAATATACATTGATCGGGAACCAGGCAGAAATAGAAGAAAAACTGAAAGATTTTCAGGAAAAGTTCAATGTGGACGAATTAATTATCAATTCACATATCTACGATCATCAGAAAAGATTAAGGTCTTATGAGATTTTCAGGGATGTAGTAAACTCTTTATCCAAAGCCTAACAAACCCGTCATATTAATTGGCAGATGCTTATTTTTATAAGTATCTTTGCACAAATAAAAAGTAAACATGTCTGATATTAAATTGAATACTATTCCAGAGGCTATTGAAGACCTCAAAAATGGTAAAATAATCATAGTAGTGGATGATGAAGACAGAGAAAACGAAGGTGATTTTCTTTGTGCTGCGGAACTGACAACGCCGGAAATTATCAATTTTATGGCACTTCACGGAAGAGGGCTGATATGTATGCCGCTTCCTGAAAAAAGATGCGACGAGCTTGGTCTTGAAGTGATGGTAAGCAGAAGCAGTGATCCTAAGGAAACCGCTTTTACCGTTTCTGTTGACCTTCTTGGTAACGGAACTTCTACCGGAATTTCTGCCAGCGACAGAGCAAAAACCATTTTAGCTTTGATGGATGAAAAATCCAAGCCGACGGATTTTATGAGACCCGGCCATATTTTCCCGCTTCGTGCAAGAAAAGGAGGAGTTTTAAAAAGAGCAGGACATACTGAAGCAGCGATTGACCTTACGAATCTGGCAGGTTTAAAAGAAGGAGGAGTAATCTGTGAAATTATGAATGAGGACGGCAGCATGTCACGTTTGCCAGAGCTTCATGCTTTTGCCCAGAAACATGATATGAAGATTGTTTCCATCGAAGACCTGATCCATTATCAGCTTAAAAAAGGAAATCTTATCGAAAGACTTGAAGAAAGAAAGGTAAAAACTGCTTATGGTGAGTTTGACTTTTTTGCTTTCAGAGAAACTTCAAATGATCAGATCCATTTTGCCCTGACAAAAGGTTCATGGACTGTTGATGAGCCTGTTTTGGTAAGAGTTCAGTCTTCAGATTCTTATTTTGATGTATTGACAAGACTTAATAATGGTGAAAAACCATTATTGGAAAAAGTAACTAACATGATCAATGAAGCAGGAAAAGGAGCTGTTATTTTTATCAACAACGTTTCCAATTCTGAAAATACGCTGAGAAAACTTCAGCAATTCCTGAACTATCAGGACGGACAGGAGCAGCATCCTACTTTAGCATACAATTACAGAGATTACGGTATCGGAACGCAGATCCTGAAAAATCTGGGCATCAATAAATTTAAAGTAATCACACAAAACCCTAATATCAAACCACAGGTTGGTGGATATGATGTAGAGGTTACGGAATTGGTTCAGCTGTAAAAGTGAATTGTGAAGAGTGAATTAACTTCGTTATCGATTGTATCAGAAAGCGAAAATTAAAATAAATTCAATATAAAAGGTTTAGGATTTTTCTAAACCTTTTTTTATTTTTAAACCATGACAGAGTCTTTACAAAAACACATCAGGCAATATATTGAAATTTCAGACGAAAAGCTGGAAAAATATTGCAGTGCTTTCAAGGTTAAGAAATTAAAGAAAAAAGATTTTCTTCTGAAAGAGGGAGACATCTGTGAAGCTGAAGGGTTTGTAGTAAACGGATGCTTTAAAGTTTTCCGTACAGACAAGAATGCAGATGAGCAGATCCTGTATTTTGGAGTGGAAGACTGGTGGGTCTCGGATATTGACAGCTTTATCAATCAGATTCCGTCCCAGCTCAATATTCAGGCGATTGAAGACAGTGAGATTCTTTTAATTTCAAAAGAAGATAAAGATAGATTCTATCGGGAAATCCCTGAAATAGAAAGCCTGATGAGGTTGAAATTTCAGATGTCGATCATTGCTCTTCAGCGTAGGATTATTGATAATCTAAGCAAGCCTTCCGATGAGCGCTATCAGGACTTTTTAAAAGAATACCCCAAAACAGCTCACCGTCTTACCAATATCCAGATTGCGGCATATCTGGGTGTCACGCCTGAATTTATCAGCAGGATCCGCAGAAAAATTGTGAGCAGGGACTAAAAAATGTTTATGGTTATTGTCAATTGTGAATTTGCCCTGCAGGTGAATGGTGAGTTTTTAGAATTGAGAGCCAAGAAACAAGAAACAAGAAACAAGAGCCAAGACTTTAGATTTCAGACTTCAGACGTCAGATTTCAGACTTTTACTACTAAGTTTGGAAATTTGTAACTCGTAACTGGCAACGCGTAACAATTACCCCGTACCACAAACCACGAACCTGGATTACAAACTGATCTCATCAAAATTTCTGAATCCGTTCAGGAAATCTTTTACTGTCATTCTTTTTTTTCCTTCAAGCTGAAGTTCCTGTGGAAAATAAAGGCCATCTTCCGTATAAATTTTGAATTCATTCTTAGAAATATCCAATGTTCCTGAAGTTTTTCCATGATCGGTAATTTTGAATTTTCCTGCGAAAATCTTTAATCCTTTTTCCTCTTCTCCAATTTTTAAGGTTGTGAAAGCAGCCGGATAAGGTGACATCCCAAGAATAAACTGATGAACAGCTTTTGACGGGGATTTCCAGTTGATTTTAGTGTCTTCTTTAAATATTTTATAGGCATTTTTAGGATGCTCTACATGTGGCTGAGGTCTTTCTGTAATGGTGTTTTCTGCCAAACCGTTAAGAGTTTTTACCACCAGTTTTGAGCCCATTACCATGAGTCTGTCGTGCAGGCTTCCTGCATTTTCATCCGGCAAAATTGCCAGTTCTTCCTGAAGCAGAATATTTCCTTCATCTATTTTTTCATTGATGAAGAATGTAGTAGCACCTGTTTTTTCTTCGCCATTGATTACGGCATAATTAATAGGTGCCGCTCCTCTGTAATCGGGAAGCAGTGAAGCATGAAGATTGAAAGTTCCCATTTTAGGCATTTCAAAAAGAACTTTAGGCATCATTCTGAAGGCAACTACCACAAAAACATCGGCATCCAGTTTTCTAAGTTCTTCCAGAAACTCGGGATTTCTCAGCTTTTCTGGCTGAAAAACAGGGATGTTGTTTTCTGAAGCATAAACCTTTACCGGGGATTGATTGATCTTCTGTCCACGGCCACTGGCTTTATCGGCAACAGTTACCACTCCAACCACTTTATGCTCTGACTGATGAATAGCCTCCAAAGAAGTTTTTGCAAATTCCGGAGTTCCTAAAAAAACGACTTTCAATGATTTCATGGTGCAAAGATAAGAGTTTTTGGAGTTAGAGTGTATTTGGGTCGGAGAGTTTCGAGATACCGGTTCCAAGTTTGGGAGTTGGAGGGTATTAGATTTTGAGCGTTTGAACTAAAATCGTATACCTGAAACCTAGTGTCTAAAATCTTTGCTCTTGGCTCTTGTTTCTTGGCTCTCAATTCTAAAAATTCACCATTAAGAACCACTCATTACTCCTGATTCAACGCGTAGGTTCTGAAATTCAGCATTTTCACTTTTCCTGAATCTAAAAGGAAGATCAGATTTTCCAGGATGTTATTTTTAGAATGATAGTTGAGCTGGATAGAAAGATCTTCTATGGTTGATGGTTTTTTAGCCAGCAGATTAATGATCTGCTGGGAAATATTTTTCCCAAAAATAGACTGTTTATTCTTTTCACAAACAGAGCATTGGCCACAGTTTTTCGTATTTTTTTCTCCGAAGTAGGCAAGAATAAGTTTCATTTTACAGTAATCATTGTTTTCTATAAAAAACTTGATCTCTTCCCATTTCTGAATTTTATTCTTCTGAATATGTTCAAAAAGTTTCCAGTAGGCTGAATTAATTGCTCTTTCATCACGGGGTTTCAGGAATTTAATACTCGACAAAGCCCCATCTACATATTCCAGATAGTTTTTTTGCTGAAGTTCTTTCAACCGCTCTTTGATCAGTGGAACACTCACACCAAGCTTATTGCTCACCTGCAGTTCACTGAACATAACTTTATGGGTAGTAATACCTGATACCGTACGAAGCAAAAGCTCTATAAAATAAGCATCCTTCTGTGGCAATTGATCTATATCCTCAGCATTAAAGAGAAGCTCCAGTGAAGACAGGCTTTTGTTGTCGTTGTGATAAATGATTTCCTGATTATGCAGAAAATTAAGGACGTTACTGATCTTTGCTTTCGATAGGCGGGTAAAATTTTGAATTCCCTGGATATTCAGTTGGAAAACTTTTTCCGGGAGTTCGTATTCCGCCACCTGAAAAATAGAGTAGAGGTAAGTGATAATCTTTAAAAATTCTGCTTTATTGGGAGTCTGATTTTTTAGAATTTCGTCAAAATTGAGCAATTCCTGCTTGTTCCAGAGTAAGAATGCAAAACTGTCTTTACCGTCTCTTCCCGCTCTTCCGATCTCCTGGTAATAATTTTCAAGGGAAGGGGCAGGTGAGAAGTGAATGACAAAGCGAACATTATCCTTGTCTATTCCCATACCGAAAGCATTGGTTGAAATCAGAACATGGTTGTCACTTTTATTCCAGATAGTTTGTCTTGTATTTTTTTCTTTTGTCGTTAGCCCTGCATGGAAATAATCTACATTTTTTATCTGGTTTTTGTTAAGAAATTCCGCCAGCATTTCCGCATCCTTCCGGGTTCTCACATAAACAATCCCGGAGTCATTATTATGTTTTAAAATATCAAAGACACGTTGAAACTTATCAGAAATTTCATCTGTAAAAATCCTGATATTTTCTCTCTTAAAACTTTTCTGAAAAACAAAAGGCTTTTTAAGTTCCAGTTTATTTTTGATTTCTTCAAGTACTTTAGGAGTTGCAGTTGCTGTTAAAGCCAGACAAGGAATCTTTTGGTTCTTTTTTCTGAAGTCTTTAATATTCTGATAACTTGGGCGGAAGTCCTGTCCCCATTCTGAAATACAATGAGCCTCATCTACAGCAATAAATGAGAGCTGGATTTCTTCAATATTCTGAAGAAACTGTATATTGGTTAATCTTTCGGGGGAGATATACAGCAGTTTGGTAAGGCCGTCTTTACAACGGGCGTATATGGCTTCCGCATCATATTCATCTAGCTCGGAAGAAAGATATTCTGCTTCAATACCGCGAAGCTTAAGCTGGCTTACCTGATCTTTCATCAGGGCAAGAAGGGGCGAAATAACAAGGCAGGTGCCTTCTTTCAGTAAAGCCGGAAGCTGATAACAAAGGGATTTTCCGGCACCGGTTGGCAGAAGCACGAGACTGTCGTTTTCTTTAATTACTGCATCAATGATTTCTTCCTGAGAATCCCTGAATGTATCATAACCCCAAAAATATTTTAGGGTATCATATTTTAATTTTTGGAAATCCTGCTGAGAAATCATAGGGTAAAAGTAATAAAAGTATTACAACAAAAAAAGCCGTGCATTGCACGGCTTTGATATATTTACTAAAAAGTTTATTATTTAGCTTCGAAATATACTCTTCTGTTAGCTCTGTTTTTCCATTCAGGACATTTAGTAGCTGGGTCACACTCAGGGTATTTAAGGTCTTTTTCACCTCTACCGATTGCGTTTAATTTAGAAGATTCTACTCCGTTTTTGATCAGATAGTTTTTAACGCTATTTGCTCTTCTTTCAGAAAGTTTTTGGTTGTAAGCATCAGAAGCTCTTGTATCTGTAGCTCCGATTACATTATAAGCTCCGTTTGAAGAGTTGATGTAAGAAACAGCATTATTCAGGATTGGAGTGTTTGAAGGTAAAATTCTGTCAGAATTTAAGTCAAACTCAATTCCTTCAAGTTTTGTTTCTGTTTCTACTACAGGTCCTGCAGTAGTTGTAGGACATCCGTTGTTTTCAACTGGTCCAGGAACGGTTACACACTTATCGTAAAGGTCAATTACACCGTCAAGGTCAGTATCAAGAGCAACACCAGCACCATCCACTCTTGCACCAGCAGGAGTATCAAGCTGTCTGTCCCAATCGTCACAAACTCCGTCATTATCAGCATCACCTTTTTTACATACTTCAATATCCTGGTTTTTGTTAGCCAAAACATCAAGCTTGTAATAGATTTCCTGAAGCGGGTCGTGCCACATTAGGTGAGATTCGTGTTTTCCTAATTTCAATGTAAGACCTAAAGTTGCATTGAAGAAGTTGTCAGATACCTGTTCTGAACGTTTGTTGATAGCACTGTATTGATCACCTCCACCATCGAATTCATCATCACCTGTTACTACATACATCAATCTACCTTCAAGATCTAGTCTTCTGTTGATTTTGTATTTTAAACCGGCACCAGCCTGCATAAACATTGAACCTAGTTTGAAAGGCTTAACTTCCGTAGCTAGTCTTTGTCCGTTGATATCTTTCTGATAAGCTCTGTAAGCGAGAGTACCTATACCTGCATATCCGTGAAGTGCCCATCTGAAAGGAGAGTGGTTGTCAACTCTTCTCAATAAATTAGAGAAGTTGATATCTCCTAATAAAGAGATCGCATCATACTGAGTTCTTGCACCTACAGCTGTTGCATCCGGAGCAGCATCTTTAGTGTTGAACCATCCTTGTCTCGTTTCACCTCTGTCATACTGTAATTTTAAACCGAACGCATGAGTGATCGCTTTATCAATACTTACATAAGCAGAGTATCCGAAAAGGTTTTTACCGCCACCATTTTTGATAGATGTTAAATCAGCTGACTGTACCAACGGTACACCTGCACCGGCTGAAATAGACCAGTCATTAAATCTTTTTGATTGATTGGTAAACGGAGAAACATTGGCAGAACCAGAAGAAAATGTGTTTGGATATTCTCCATTTGAAACTGCTGTTGAGTCTTGTGCATAGCTTACGGCTGGAATTGCCATTGCTAAGGCTACAATTGCTAAACTTAATTTCATAGTGTATTTTTTTATTTAGTTAATTAAATGATTTTATTGTATAAAAACAGATGTGTTATTTTGTAGGGCATCCGTTGTTTTCAACAGGACCCGGAACTGTTACACACTTGTCGTACAGATCTATCACTCCGTCAAGATCCATATCTAAAGCTACACCGGCACCGTCAACTCTTGCTCCTGCAGGAGTATCAAGCTGTCTGTCCCAGTCATCGCATACTCCGTCATTATCTGCGTCACCTTTTTCACATACCACAAGATCTGTAGCTGCATTTTCCAGTACGCTGGTTCTGTAGTATGCTTCCTGAAGAGGATCATGCCATGCCAGGTGAGATAATTTGTTTCCTAATTTGAAAGAAACCCCTAAAGTGACTGACAATGCATTATCAGATCTGGAATCACTGATCATATTATACTTTGAACCTGGAGTTGAAGGATCGTAGTCGTTAGCGTCAGCCCATCCGCCTCCATCAAATTCATCATCACCACTTAGAATATACATTGCTCTCGCTTCGATATCAATAAGTTTTGACACTTTGTATTTCACTCCGGTACCGAATTGATAGTAGATTGAGCCAATGTCAAGTTTCTGATCGATAAACAAAGGAACTCTTTTAGGATTATCACTCCATCTGTATTCATTTCCGTCATGCAAAGAAGTATTAAAGCTCTGAAGCCCGATACCTGCATATCCATGCAATGCCCATCTGTAAGGGGAGTGGTTATCTACTCTTCTTAATAAGTTAGAAAAGTTAATATCTCCCATTAAAGCAAGTTGGTTAAACTTAGTAGTTGCTGTACCTACCCCTGCCGCAACACCTGCTGCGCCATCTAACATCGCTTTCTGTTTTGTTTCTCCTCTCTGATAGATAAGACTTAATCCAAAAGTATGGGTGATCTGCTTATCAATACTTACGTAAGCATTATACCCCCAATTTACCTTTTTATCATAAAAAGATCTTAGATCAGAATGCACCATGAAAGCAGCACCTCCACCAACGGAAATAGCCCAATCGTTAAAACGTCTGGCTTTGTTGTCGAAACGCTGTACATTAGCAGAACCTGAAGAAAAGGTATTAGGGTACTCGCTAGAAGAGTTTACTGTGGTACTATCCTGGGCATAAGCCGCGATTGGTAGTGTGGCCAATAATAATAAACCTAATTTCATATATGTTTTTTATGTTTTATTTAGATAAAATCTTTCAATAATATTTTTGAAAACTCTCTTTCAAACAAATGTTTATAATGAGGTATTTCCAATTTTTCTGACCTGAAATGCAGATCGTTATATTTAATGATATCAATATCTATTATTCTATCGCTATACCCGCCTGAGGCCTTTGAATCCTTGATTCTTCCCATCTCAGCTTCTATATTTTTAACAAAATCAAGCAACTGAATTGGCGAGAGGTGCGTGAATATTAATGATGCAATATTACAAAAAATATTGGAACTGACAAATTCTATGGGTTCCGTAATTAAAAATTCGCTTATTTGTGAAATGTGATTCCCACCCTCACTGATTTTCTGTAAGGCCACTTCTATATTTTTTTTTTGATCTCCAAGGTTACTTCCTAGTAACAAAACTACCCTATGCTGCGACATATTGGAAAATTGATTGATTTATGAGAAGTTTCTTCAAAAACGTCTTGGCAAATATAGTGGCAATTGTCCTATTATGTGCCTTATTTTTCGTCTTTTTCATCATGATGCTTGTGTTCAGTTCTATGGGGAATGACAAATCTGTTGTGGTGAAAAATAATTCTGTTCTTACGATTAATTTAAAAACCAATATAATAGATAGTCCTACCGAAGAGGAAATGGGGCTGTTCAATATCAGCGACAAACAAAAAAGTGTTATGCTGTATGATGTACTGGAAGCGATTAAAAAAGCTAAAACGGATGATCATATTAAAGGTATAAGTATCGAAGCAGATGATTTCCATGCGGGAATGACCCAGATTGATGATATCAGAAATGCGATTCAAGATTTTAAAAAGAGCGGAAAATTTGTATATGCCTATGGAAATGCAGTTTCGCAGGCTTCTTATTATTTAGGATCTGTTGCTGATCAGTATTATCTTAATCCGTCAGGAATGATAGAGCTGAAAGGCTTGGCTACTGAAGTGGCATTCTTTAAAGACTTTGCGGATAAATATGGTATTGGTATAGAAGTGATCCGACACGGAAAGTTTAAATCGGCTGTTGAACCCTTTTTAAGAAATGATATTTCCCCGGAAAATAAAGAGCAGTTAAGCACTCTCTTAAATGATATCTGGAAAAATACTTCAACTAAAATGGCGGTTTCAAGAAAAATAGATACAGCGCAGTTTAAAATGGTTGTCGACAGCTTGTATGGAATGATCCCTGAATTAGGGCTTAAATATAAACTTGCTGATAAGCTGATCCAGAAAACAGAGTATGATCAGATGTTGAAATCCAAACTTAGCCTTAAAGAAAAGGAAAAGCTGAATAAGGTATCTTTAGCTGGTTATATCAGATCGTATGCGGACGAAGATAAATCAGGAGAAAAAGTAGCCGTATTGTACGCTTCGGGTGGGATTAATAATGGTGACGGTTATAATGAGATCTATTCTGAAAAATATATTAAATACATTAAGGATCTTCAGAATGATGATAAAGTGAAAGCTGTTGTTTTCAGAATTAATTCTCCGGGAGGAAGTGCCAATGCTTCAGATGAAATTTTATTTGAATTACAGCAGCTGAAGAAGAAAAAACCTTTAGTCGTTTCTTTTGGTGACTATGCCGCTTCAGGAGGTTACTATATTGCAATGGCAGCCGATAAAATCTATTCGGAACCTAATACGCTGACGGGATCTATCGGGGTTTTCGGAGTAATTCCTTACTATAAAGATCTTGCAAACAAAAACGGTATCCGTTCAGATATTGTTGCAACCAATGCCAATTCCCAATACTATTCTGCCCTGAATGGTGTTACACCTTACGGAGTAAACCTTATCACGAGAAGTGTGGAAGGAACCTACAAAAGATTTGTACATTTCGTTACCCAGAACAGAAAACAGACTTTCGAGCAGATCGACAGTGTAGGAGGAGGGAGAGTATGGAGTGGTGTTCGTGCCAAGCAGATCGGTCTTGTAGATGAATTGGGAACATTGAATGATGCTGTAAACTTTGCAGCACAAAAAGCAGGATTGAAATCTTACCATGTATCTTCTTATCCAAAAAGAATGACTCAGTTTGAGCAGATTTTCAAAGACCTGAATGAAGATGATATCTCTGCAAGAATCATTAAAAACAAAATAGGTAAAGCCAACTATGAAATCCTCCAGCAGATTACAGATCAGAAGCTGCAGTCTGAGGTGAAAATGGAAATGCCTTACCAGATCAAGATCAACTAAACTAAATTATATTGTACAAAAAAGCCCGGAACTGAATTTCAGTTCCGGGGTTTTATTTTTTATCTGCTTTTAGCCTTTCTTAGTAGCCATTCCGTAGATCCAGAGAACGATTAACGCTCCTCCGACAGCTAACAGCATACTTCTGAAATCGAAACTATCTGTAGTTCCCCATCCCAAAAAGCTGCCTATAAATCCTCCTACGAAAGCTCCAACAATACCTAAAATAATAGTCATTAACCATCCGCCGCCTTGTGTTCCCGGCATAATAAGTTTTGCAATTGCCCCTGCGATAAGACCAAATATGATCCAAGTTAAAATTCCCATAGTCCTAAATTTTTAATTGTTAATAATGTATGAATTTGATATACTAATTTAAAGATAAATATGATAAAAATCATCTTTTCTTGAAAAAAGAATCTACAAATTCTGTACCATTAAACAATTGAAGGTCCTGCATCTTTTCGCCTACCCCTATATACTTCACCGGAATCTGGAACTGATCTGATATGCCTATAACGACACCGCCTTTGGCTGTTCCGTCAAGTTTCGTTACTGCCAATGCATTTACTTCTGTGGCTGCTGTGAACTGTTTGGCCTGCTCAAATGCATTCTGCCCAGTAGATCCGTCAAGAACCAGAAGGATCTCGTGAGGGGCATCAGGAATCACTTTCTGCATTACTCTTTTGATCTTTGAAAGCTCATTCATCAGGTTGATCTTATTGTGAAGCCTTCCTGCAGTGTCAATGATCACTACATCCGCACCCTGTGCCACAGCACTCTGTACAGTGTCAAAAGCTACAGAGGCAGGATCGGATCCCATATCCTGTTTAACGATAGGAACACCCACTCTTTGGCTCCAGATGGTCAGCTGGTCTACTGCTGCTGCTCTGAAGGTATCTGCTGCCCCAAGAACAACCTTTTTTCCTTCGGATTTAAACTGATGGGCCAGCTTCCCGATTGTTGTGGTTTTTCCTACGCCGTTCACACCGACTACCATAATGACATACGGCTTTTTAGAAGTATCTATATTTCCTGTTCCGGCATGAGGGTTTTCCAGGAGTAGTCCTGAGATCTCTTCGCGCAGAATAGCATCAAGTTCACCTACACCCACATATTTATCGCGGGCAACACGTTCTTCAATCCTTTCTATGATTTTAATGGTTGTGGAAGCCCCTACATCAGACGCAATCAGTATTTCTTCAAGGTCATCCAGAACTTCATCATCCACCTTGCTTTTACCGACTACGGCCTTCGTCATTTTTTCAAAGAAACCCTGGCTGGATTTTTCCAGGCCTTTGTCTAAAGTTTCTTTTTCTTCTTTTTTGAAAATATTTTTAAACCAACTCATAGTTCATTCTTATTTGTTTTTTATAACTGCCGTGGCCTCTACTTCTATAAGCACATCATCTCT
Protein-coding sequences here:
- a CDS encoding LLM class flavin-dependent oxidoreductase, whose product is MKNFEISVLDLAPVKQGKSIHDTFQDSLSLANHTENLNYKRFWLAEHHNMESIASSATTVLIGFIANGTKTIRVGSGGIMLPNHSSLIIAEQFGTLESLFPGRIDLGLGRAPGTDGLTAQALGRNPAIINQQFPRQILELQKYFSKENSDALVRAIPGEGLDIPLYILGSSTDSAWLAAELGLPYAFAGHFAPEQMEMAFNIYREHFEPSEQLDKPYIMACINGVAAETSEEAHKISTTLFQAFINIIRNDRKPFAPPVDDMDDIWSPMEKSMVLQKLKYTLIGNQAEIEEKLKDFQEKFNVDELIINSHIYDHQKRLRSYEIFRDVVNSLSKA
- the ribB gene encoding 3,4-dihydroxy-2-butanone-4-phosphate synthase, which produces MSDIKLNTIPEAIEDLKNGKIIIVVDDEDRENEGDFLCAAELTTPEIINFMALHGRGLICMPLPEKRCDELGLEVMVSRSSDPKETAFTVSVDLLGNGTSTGISASDRAKTILALMDEKSKPTDFMRPGHIFPLRARKGGVLKRAGHTEAAIDLTNLAGLKEGGVICEIMNEDGSMSRLPELHAFAQKHDMKIVSIEDLIHYQLKKGNLIERLEERKVKTAYGEFDFFAFRETSNDQIHFALTKGSWTVDEPVLVRVQSSDSYFDVLTRLNNGEKPLLEKVTNMINEAGKGAVIFINNVSNSENTLRKLQQFLNYQDGQEQHPTLAYNYRDYGIGTQILKNLGINKFKVITQNPNIKPQVGGYDVEVTELVQL
- a CDS encoding Crp/Fnr family transcriptional regulator, translated to MTESLQKHIRQYIEISDEKLEKYCSAFKVKKLKKKDFLLKEGDICEAEGFVVNGCFKVFRTDKNADEQILYFGVEDWWVSDIDSFINQIPSQLNIQAIEDSEILLISKEDKDRFYREIPEIESLMRLKFQMSIIALQRRIIDNLSKPSDERYQDFLKEYPKTAHRLTNIQIAAYLGVTPEFISRIRRKIVSRD
- the fmt gene encoding methionyl-tRNA formyltransferase; amino-acid sequence: MKSLKVVFLGTPEFAKTSLEAIHQSEHKVVGVVTVADKASGRGQKINQSPVKVYASENNIPVFQPEKLRNPEFLEELRKLDADVFVVVAFRMMPKVLFEMPKMGTFNLHASLLPDYRGAAPINYAVINGEEKTGATTFFINEKIDEGNILLQEELAILPDENAGSLHDRLMVMGSKLVVKTLNGLAENTITERPQPHVEHPKNAYKIFKEDTKINWKSPSKAVHQFILGMSPYPAAFTTLKIGEEEKGLKIFAGKFKITDHGKTSGTLDISKNEFKIYTEDGLYFPQELQLEGKKRMTVKDFLNGFRNFDEISL
- a CDS encoding ATP-dependent DNA helicase RecQ is translated as MISQQDFQKLKYDTLKYFWGYDTFRDSQEEIIDAVIKENDSLVLLPTGAGKSLCYQLPALLKEGTCLVISPLLALMKDQVSQLKLRGIEAEYLSSELDEYDAEAIYARCKDGLTKLLYISPERLTNIQFLQNIEEIQLSFIAVDEAHCISEWGQDFRPSYQNIKDFRKKNQKIPCLALTATATPKVLEEIKNKLELKKPFVFQKSFKRENIRIFTDEISDKFQRVFDILKHNNDSGIVYVRTRKDAEMLAEFLNKNQIKNVDYFHAGLTTKEKNTRQTIWNKSDNHVLISTNAFGMGIDKDNVRFVIHFSPAPSLENYYQEIGRAGRDGKDSFAFLLWNKQELLNFDEILKNQTPNKAEFLKIITYLYSIFQVAEYELPEKVFQLNIQGIQNFTRLSKAKISNVLNFLHNQEIIYHNDNKSLSSLELLFNAEDIDQLPQKDAYFIELLLRTVSGITTHKVMFSELQVSNKLGVSVPLIKERLKELQQKNYLEYVDGALSSIKFLKPRDERAINSAYWKLFEHIQKNKIQKWEEIKFFIENNDYCKMKLILAYFGEKNTKNCGQCSVCEKNKQSIFGKNISQQIINLLAKKPSTIEDLSIQLNYHSKNNILENLIFLLDSGKVKMLNFRTYALNQE